Proteins encoded by one window of Dyella humicola:
- a CDS encoding metal-dependent hydrolase family protein: MRLLPLFAAITLILGTSGVARADDAPAAAPARVVVRAAHLVDVQSGTVRDNPLVVIEGERITDVRYDGQVPAGANVIDLGGATLLPGLIDCHVHLTGDPGEVKGDYYESVLKRSAIDSAILSPIYAKRTLDAGFTTVRNLGASDYVDVALRNAINRGDIPGPRMLVSGPPLGATGGHADDTTGFSPWIEFHGVDGVADGVDAIRHRVRENVKNGADVIKFMASAGVLSAETSVGAPQYSQEEMNAIVDEAHRWGKKVAAHAHGAEAIKMAIRAGVDSIEHSSMIDDEGLKLAKQHGTYLDFDVYNDDYILSEYAKKGFPASTLDKERLVGRTQRENFQRAVKVGEKLAFGTDAGVYPHGWNGKQFATMTQWGMTPMQSIQAATVNAADLLGIKDKVGAVAPGYYADLVAVGGDPIKDIAQLQHVSFVMKSGAVEKNELKR; the protein is encoded by the coding sequence ATGCGTTTACTGCCTCTTTTCGCCGCCATCACCCTGATCCTCGGAACGAGCGGTGTTGCCCGGGCCGATGATGCACCAGCCGCGGCCCCTGCCCGGGTCGTCGTCCGCGCTGCCCACCTGGTGGACGTGCAAAGCGGTACGGTGCGTGACAATCCGCTGGTCGTGATCGAGGGCGAGCGTATTACCGACGTTCGCTACGACGGCCAGGTGCCAGCCGGGGCCAACGTGATCGACCTTGGCGGCGCCACCCTGCTGCCCGGCCTGATCGACTGCCACGTGCACCTGACCGGTGACCCGGGCGAGGTCAAGGGCGACTATTACGAGTCCGTGCTCAAGCGCAGCGCGATCGACTCGGCCATCCTTTCGCCGATCTATGCCAAGCGCACGCTGGATGCCGGCTTCACCACAGTGCGCAATCTCGGTGCCAGCGATTATGTCGACGTCGCCTTGCGCAATGCCATCAATCGCGGTGACATCCCCGGCCCACGCATGCTGGTGTCCGGCCCGCCGCTGGGCGCCACCGGCGGACATGCTGACGACACCACTGGCTTCTCGCCGTGGATCGAATTCCATGGTGTCGACGGCGTCGCCGATGGCGTGGACGCGATCCGCCATCGCGTTCGCGAGAACGTCAAGAACGGCGCCGATGTCATCAAGTTCATGGCCAGCGCGGGCGTGCTCAGTGCGGAGACATCGGTGGGCGCACCGCAATATTCGCAGGAAGAGATGAACGCGATCGTCGACGAAGCGCATCGCTGGGGCAAGAAGGTGGCGGCGCACGCGCACGGCGCAGAAGCCATCAAGATGGCCATACGCGCCGGCGTGGACTCGATCGAGCACAGCAGCATGATCGACGATGAAGGCCTGAAGCTGGCCAAGCAGCACGGCACCTATCTCGATTTTGATGTCTACAACGACGACTACATCCTCAGCGAATACGCAAAAAAAGGCTTTCCCGCCAGCACGCTCGATAAGGAAAGGTTGGTGGGCCGCACGCAGCGCGAGAACTTCCAGCGCGCCGTGAAGGTGGGCGAGAAGCTTGCCTTCGGCACCGATGCCGGCGTTTATCCACATGGCTGGAACGGTAAACAGTTCGCCACCATGACCCAATGGGGAATGACGCCGATGCAGTCCATCCAGGCTGCTACCGTCAACGCCGCAGACCTGCTCGGTATCAAGGACAAGGTGGGCGCCGTGGCGCCGGGTTACTACGCCGACCTCGTCGCCGTTGGCGGCGACCCCATCAAGGACATCGCACAACTCCAACACGTCAGCTTCGTGATGAAGAGTGGTGCCGTGGAAAAGAACGAACTCAAGCGCTGA
- a CDS encoding class I SAM-dependent methyltransferase, with protein MDATAKISYPSTGHTSCLQVEDHSFWFKHRNECISALIGRFFASGRFVDVGGGNGFVARKLVDDGLDVILVEPGADGARHARELRGLENVIHGTLLDAMPLLGEAGAIGAFDVVEHVEDDAAFIDQVADALSERGLFFATVPAYQWLWSSADDEAGHYRRYTSRSFTDLLSTRFDMLFSSYFFAPLIPPVAISRALPYRLGRRGARDDESAAREHGTSNGMATRAMSAMLRHEVRRISTIKPLKFGSSLIVAARKKAI; from the coding sequence ATGGACGCGACCGCCAAGATTTCGTACCCATCAACGGGACACACCAGCTGCCTTCAAGTCGAAGATCATTCCTTTTGGTTTAAGCACCGGAACGAATGCATCTCGGCACTGATCGGGCGGTTCTTTGCCTCGGGACGATTCGTCGATGTCGGCGGTGGAAATGGTTTCGTTGCGCGCAAACTCGTTGATGACGGGTTGGATGTCATCCTGGTGGAGCCGGGCGCCGATGGTGCCCGCCATGCGCGTGAACTTCGCGGGCTCGAGAATGTAATCCATGGCACCTTGTTGGACGCCATGCCCCTTCTGGGGGAGGCGGGTGCCATCGGCGCGTTCGATGTCGTCGAACACGTCGAGGACGATGCGGCATTCATTGATCAGGTGGCTGACGCTCTGAGCGAACGTGGACTTTTCTTTGCTACCGTGCCTGCATACCAGTGGCTTTGGTCAAGCGCCGATGACGAGGCAGGGCACTACCGACGCTACACGAGCAGAAGCTTCACGGACCTGCTGTCGACGAGGTTCGATATGCTGTTCAGCAGCTACTTCTTCGCGCCGCTAATTCCACCTGTCGCGATCTCGCGCGCCTTGCCTTATCGCCTTGGCCGGCGAGGGGCAAGGGACGATGAGAGCGCGGCGCGCGAGCACGGCACATCCAATGGCATGGCTACAAGGGCCATGAGCGCCATGCTAAGGCATGAAGTCAGGCGCATCTCGACCATCAAGCCCTTGAAGTTCGGCTCCAGCCTTATCGTCGCGGCACGCAAGAAGGCTATCTGA
- a CDS encoding flavin-containing monooxygenase gives MSGHHQENTHYDVLIIGAGLSGIGMACHLAIDCPGKNVGLLERRNAIGGTWDLFRYPGVRSDSDMFSFGYQFRPWNELKVLADGPSIRAYVEETARAYGVDRRIRFGIGVTRASWSTEQKHWTVIAVNAKNDQACRFTCDFLITCTGYFDHEKGYLPDYPGIDRYQGQFIHPQRWPEGLAYRGKRVIVIGSGATAVTIVPAMAEETAHITLLQRSPSYIFSLPAHDGISAGLRHILPARLVYAIARKRNIYLQRLIYKAAKRWPAQVRALLLASVRKRVGPDVDLKNFSPRYGPWDQRLCAVPDGDLFEVLRKGKASIVTDTIDTFTESGIRLTSGKTLEADIIITATGFQLQALGGATLDVDGDERPVGELMTYKGVLLQDTPNMAVIFGYTNASWTLKVDLAASYICRLLNYMDDRHLATVTPRAPTNEMQSETILDSLSSGYVLRGGTSMPRQGRSVPWRVMHNYEFDRRMLLKLPIDDPALEFDAHSDTYARPKATDDVSSLG, from the coding sequence ATGAGTGGCCATCACCAGGAAAACACCCATTACGATGTGCTGATTATCGGCGCCGGGCTCTCGGGCATAGGCATGGCGTGTCATCTGGCCATCGATTGCCCAGGGAAGAACGTAGGCCTGCTTGAGCGTCGTAACGCGATCGGTGGCACATGGGATTTGTTTCGCTATCCAGGTGTCCGCTCCGACTCGGACATGTTTAGTTTCGGCTATCAGTTTCGGCCATGGAACGAACTCAAGGTTCTTGCCGATGGCCCATCGATTCGAGCCTACGTGGAGGAAACGGCACGCGCCTACGGGGTGGACAGGCGCATTCGCTTCGGCATCGGAGTGACGCGAGCTTCCTGGTCCACTGAACAGAAGCATTGGACCGTCATCGCGGTGAATGCGAAAAATGATCAGGCCTGCCGTTTCACTTGCGATTTCCTCATTACCTGCACTGGGTACTTCGACCACGAGAAGGGCTACCTGCCCGACTATCCCGGCATCGATCGCTACCAGGGGCAGTTCATTCACCCCCAACGTTGGCCCGAGGGTCTGGCGTATCGCGGCAAGCGCGTTATCGTCATTGGCAGCGGTGCGACGGCGGTGACGATCGTACCTGCGATGGCCGAAGAAACCGCCCATATCACGCTGCTTCAGCGATCACCAAGCTATATTTTCTCGCTTCCGGCCCATGACGGCATTTCCGCAGGCTTACGACATATTCTTCCCGCGCGCCTCGTCTATGCGATCGCGCGCAAGCGCAATATCTATCTGCAGCGGCTCATCTACAAGGCAGCGAAGCGTTGGCCCGCTCAAGTGCGCGCATTGCTTTTGGCAAGTGTACGCAAGCGGGTGGGCCCCGATGTAGACCTGAAGAACTTTTCGCCGAGGTACGGTCCATGGGACCAGCGCCTGTGCGCCGTGCCCGATGGCGATCTGTTCGAGGTGCTTCGGAAGGGAAAGGCGTCCATCGTGACGGATACGATCGACACCTTCACCGAGTCGGGAATTCGACTCACCTCGGGCAAGACACTCGAAGCCGACATCATCATCACGGCAACCGGGTTTCAGTTGCAGGCGCTAGGTGGGGCGACGCTGGATGTCGATGGCGACGAACGTCCGGTGGGTGAACTGATGACCTACAAGGGCGTCCTTCTGCAAGATACGCCGAACATGGCCGTGATCTTTGGCTATACCAACGCATCCTGGACACTAAAGGTGGACCTTGCCGCGAGCTACATCTGCCGGCTGCTTAACTACATGGACGACCGTCACCTGGCCACCGTCACACCGCGCGCACCCACCAACGAGATGCAGAGCGAAACGATCCTGGATTCGCTGTCGTCGGGATACGTGCTCCGGGGTGGAACATCCATGCCACGCCAGGGTCGAAGCGTGCCGTGGCGTGTGATGCACAATTACGAATTCGATCGCCGGATGCTGCTCAAGCTACCCATCGACGACCCTGCCCTTGAGTTCGATGCGCACAGCGACACCTATGCACGTCCGAAAGCGACAGATGACGTGTCTAGCCTTGGGTGA